In a genomic window of Thiosocius teredinicola:
- a CDS encoding 5'-nucleotidase C-terminal domain-containing protein, with product MPKLDRRDFLKVMGLGAAATAAPFLSKQAFSGPSVPEGFYDLPIKGNVRILHVTDVHGQLKPVYFREPNVNLGVGDAFGRPPHLVGKKLLDAMGLKPSTPESYAYTYLDFDEAALKYGRTGGFAHMKTLLDNLRKQAGGRENTLTLDGGDLWQGSGTSLWTRGVDMVEASNILGLDIMVGHWEFTYKEEEVLSNVALFKGDFIGQNVRVKPDSLFGDEYPALVEKYDGRGLYDEDTGYAFQPYVIKEINGARIAVVGQAFPRTANANPQEFFPDWSFGLREDDMIALVTQIREEEKPDAVVLLSHNGMDVDIKMAERVPGLNAVFGGHTHDGIPEPIKVKNVEGHECWVTNAGSNGKYVGVMDFDIQDGELKGMHYKMLPIISDWLPADKEMEAYINQMRQTKYDENIVESRRSDSFFSKARVGKTFEEILGEKLAIADRLLYRRGNFMGTWDQVLCNALRHEYNADIALSAGVRWGTTTLEGDWITMEDVMTQCSMTYAETYVAEMTGAELLNMLEGVADNLFDPDPYLQSGGDMVRVGGLDYTIDPSKKLGERISNVTLDNGHIIEAGTKYTVAGWATVNRTPDGRLMWDVVRDYILAKKGPDNVLKLPKINLPTLVNVKSNPGIADYRGEWS from the coding sequence ATGCCAAAACTTGACCGTCGAGACTTCCTCAAAGTGATGGGCCTGGGTGCCGCCGCAACGGCCGCGCCTTTCCTGTCCAAGCAAGCGTTCAGTGGCCCGAGTGTTCCCGAGGGCTTTTACGACCTGCCGATCAAAGGCAACGTGCGCATCCTGCACGTCACCGATGTACACGGCCAACTCAAGCCGGTGTATTTCCGCGAGCCGAACGTCAACCTGGGCGTTGGCGACGCCTTCGGTCGTCCGCCGCACCTGGTGGGTAAGAAGTTGCTGGATGCGATGGGCTTGAAGCCGTCGACGCCCGAATCCTATGCCTACACCTATCTGGATTTCGACGAAGCGGCACTGAAGTATGGTCGTACCGGTGGTTTCGCCCACATGAAGACGTTGCTCGACAATCTGCGTAAACAGGCGGGTGGTCGTGAAAACACCTTGACGCTCGACGGCGGCGACCTGTGGCAGGGCTCGGGCACGTCGTTGTGGACGCGCGGTGTCGACATGGTCGAGGCATCGAACATCCTGGGCCTCGACATCATGGTCGGTCACTGGGAGTTCACCTACAAGGAAGAGGAAGTGCTTTCGAACGTCGCCTTGTTCAAGGGTGACTTCATCGGTCAGAACGTACGCGTCAAACCGGATTCGTTGTTCGGCGACGAGTACCCTGCGCTGGTCGAAAAGTACGACGGCCGCGGTCTGTACGACGAAGACACGGGCTACGCCTTCCAGCCGTATGTGATCAAGGAGATCAACGGCGCACGTATCGCCGTGGTCGGCCAGGCCTTCCCCCGTACCGCCAATGCCAACCCGCAGGAGTTCTTCCCCGATTGGTCATTCGGTCTGCGTGAAGACGACATGATCGCGCTCGTCACCCAGATCCGCGAAGAAGAAAAACCGGATGCGGTCGTGCTGTTGTCGCACAACGGTATGGATGTCGACATCAAGATGGCCGAGCGTGTGCCGGGCCTGAATGCGGTGTTCGGCGGCCATACCCACGATGGCATCCCAGAGCCGATCAAGGTCAAGAACGTTGAAGGCCACGAGTGCTGGGTGACCAATGCCGGCTCGAACGGCAAGTATGTCGGCGTCATGGATTTCGATATCCAGGACGGCGAACTCAAAGGTATGCACTACAAGATGCTGCCGATCATCTCCGACTGGCTGCCGGCCGACAAAGAGATGGAGGCCTACATCAACCAGATGCGGCAGACCAAGTACGACGAGAACATCGTCGAGTCGCGTCGCTCCGATTCGTTCTTCAGCAAGGCACGTGTCGGCAAGACGTTCGAAGAAATCCTCGGTGAAAAACTGGCGATCGCCGATCGACTGCTGTATCGCCGCGGCAACTTTATGGGCACCTGGGATCAGGTGCTGTGCAACGCATTGCGGCACGAATACAACGCCGACATCGCGCTCTCGGCCGGTGTGCGTTGGGGTACCACGACCCTCGAAGGTGACTGGATCACGATGGAAGACGTCATGACCCAGTGCTCGATGACCTATGCCGAAACCTATGTCGCCGAAATGACCGGCGCCGAGCTGTTGAATATGCTCGAAGGTGTTGCCGACAACCTGTTCGACCCGGATCCTTACCTGCAATCCGGCGGCGACATGGTGCGCGTCGGCGGTCTCGACTATACGATCGATCCGTCGAAGAAGCTGGGCGAGCGCATCTCGAACGTCACGCTCGACAACGGCCATATCATCGAAGCCGGCACCAAGTACACCGTGGCCGGCTGGGCGACGGTGAACCGCACCCCCGATGGTCGCCTGATGTGGGACGTGGTGCGTGACTACATCCTGGCCAAGAAAGGCCCGGACAACGTGCTCAAGCTGCCGAAGATCAATCTCCCGACCCTGGTCAACGTCAAGTCCAACCCGGGTATCGCAGACTATCGCGGCGAGTGGAGCTGA
- a CDS encoding peroxiredoxin, producing the protein MLNVGDQAPEFNLPDADMSMTDSESLAGNPYVIYFYPKDDTPGCTMEGIEFTELMSDFDDLGVAVLGVSKDTCVSHAAFRDKYGLNVRLLADVEGQACEAFGVWREKEKNGEKKMGIVRSTFIVDGNGVIKHAMYDVKPKGHAEQVLEMVRGL; encoded by the coding sequence ATGCTGAATGTGGGAGACCAGGCACCTGAGTTCAACCTTCCCGACGCGGACATGTCGATGACCGACAGTGAGAGTCTCGCGGGCAACCCCTACGTCATTTACTTCTACCCGAAAGACGATACGCCCGGCTGCACGATGGAGGGAATCGAGTTCACCGAACTGATGAGCGACTTTGACGACCTCGGTGTAGCGGTACTCGGCGTGAGCAAGGATACCTGCGTCAGTCACGCCGCGTTCCGTGACAAGTACGGGCTCAACGTTCGCCTGTTGGCGGATGTCGAAGGTCAGGCCTGCGAGGCCTTCGGCGTGTGGCGGGAAAAGGAAAAGAACGGCGAGAAGAAGATGGGCATCGTGCGTTCGACCTTCATCGTCGACGGCAACGGGGTGATCAAACACGCCATGTACGACGTGAAACCCAAGGGCCACGCCGAACAGGTGCTAGAGATGGTGCGCGGTCTGTAA
- a CDS encoding CBS domain-containing protein, which yields MSQPELVRVRDVMKKEFDVVDGLATVADALRNMQYIDTKALVVRRRNEDDEYGIVELEDIATEVLAKNRAPERVNIYEIMEKPLVGVDPEMDIRYCARLFERYRLNRAAVIEDREVIGIVSYADIVIKGMKDLLT from the coding sequence ATGAGCCAACCCGAGTTGGTCCGCGTACGGGACGTCATGAAAAAAGAGTTCGACGTCGTCGATGGCCTGGCGACCGTCGCCGATGCGCTGCGCAATATGCAATACATCGATACCAAGGCGCTGGTGGTGCGACGACGCAACGAGGATGACGAATACGGCATTGTCGAACTCGAAGATATCGCCACCGAGGTGCTGGCAAAGAACCGTGCACCGGAGCGCGTCAATATCTACGAGATCATGGAAAAGCCCTTGGTCGGCGTGGATCCTGAGATGGACATCCGCTATTGCGCCCGCCTGTTCGAGCGCTACCGCCTGAATCGTGCGGCCGTGATCGAAGACCGCGAGGTGATCGGTATCGTCAGCTATGCCGATATCGTCATCAAGGGCATGAAGGACCTGCTTACCTGA
- a CDS encoding ABC transporter permease has product MNQGWLTFAHWRAARREPGLRLLLLAMLVAVAALTSVAFFADRVERALVLQGAALMAADLVVEQGEPIPGEWLQQADSLGLQRARVATFPSVVSGADLPVLVHVKAVEPPYPLRGHLQVETPEGDRDGAPATGSAWLEGRLVDRLNARIGDSGVQLGELPLKAAGLLRDEPDRGGNLFGLSPRLMINYADLERTGLLGPASRVKFRLLLSGERPALDQMREWLTQRLPTGAELEDLENARPELRTALERARRFLSLAALCASLLAGVAILLATRRYVDRALDSAAVLRTLGMSGKAVLRWHFGQLLAVVIVATLGGSLVGLLGQQALVAVVGDWFGEALPAPGWRPVLVGLLFGLSLAIGFAMPTLLRVGRVPPLRVLRREIDAPSLATWLVWLLAAAVFVGLMIWQVQDLKLATGMALALLAAIALMMGAGWLMLRLLAPLRRAGGTATLGLAALARYPQLTLLQLAGFGLGITLLLMLAVVRVDIVDTWQGNLPTQAPNHFLINIQPEERAAVQAMLDERAIPNSGLHATTRARLMAISGRPVNPDNYDDIRSKRLATREYSLGFSSDMQKDNRLRAGQWWSGAAAVQPGFSVEVGVADNLGIKVGDTLTFDVAGQQVEAAVKSLRTVAWDSFNVNFFVVGTPSMAEQLPVAYLSSIYLDETTEHFTRDLVERFPAVSALDIRPIMSQVRDIMDRGALAVEMVFVFTLVAAALVTLAATQVSKDERAREVAVMRTLGASRRRLLSAVLAEFGLLGFIGGLLAAVLASVSGYLIAVELFDLPGRVSAATWWLGIGGGTLVVAFVGWLATRRLLGVPPLQVLNSE; this is encoded by the coding sequence GTGAACCAAGGCTGGTTGACTTTTGCCCACTGGCGCGCGGCACGCCGTGAACCGGGGCTGCGCCTGCTGTTGCTGGCGATGCTGGTTGCAGTCGCGGCGCTGACTTCGGTGGCGTTCTTTGCCGACCGGGTCGAACGCGCCCTGGTGTTGCAGGGGGCGGCGCTGATGGCGGCCGACCTGGTGGTCGAGCAGGGTGAGCCGATTCCTGGCGAGTGGTTGCAGCAGGCCGATTCGCTGGGTCTGCAGCGCGCCCGAGTGGCGACCTTTCCGAGCGTGGTCAGCGGTGCCGACCTGCCGGTGCTGGTGCATGTGAAAGCCGTCGAGCCGCCGTACCCACTGCGCGGTCACCTGCAGGTCGAAACGCCCGAGGGCGATCGCGATGGTGCGCCCGCGACCGGCAGCGCCTGGTTGGAAGGCCGCCTGGTCGACCGGCTGAATGCGCGGATCGGCGATTCGGGCGTGCAGCTTGGCGAACTGCCGCTGAAGGCCGCCGGCTTGTTGCGCGATGAACCTGACCGTGGCGGCAACCTGTTCGGTCTGTCGCCGCGCCTGATGATCAACTACGCCGACCTCGAACGTACCGGCCTGCTCGGGCCGGCCAGCCGGGTCAAGTTTCGCCTGTTGCTGTCCGGCGAACGCCCGGCGCTCGACCAGATGCGTGAGTGGCTCACGCAGCGCCTGCCGACCGGCGCCGAACTCGAAGATCTGGAAAACGCCCGGCCCGAATTGCGCACCGCGCTGGAGCGTGCGCGACGCTTTCTGAGTCTTGCCGCCCTGTGCGCCAGCCTGCTGGCCGGCGTCGCGATCCTGTTGGCGACCCGTCGCTATGTCGACCGCGCACTCGACAGTGCCGCGGTGCTGCGCACCCTGGGCATGAGCGGCAAGGCAGTGCTGCGCTGGCACTTCGGGCAACTGCTGGCGGTGGTGATCGTCGCCACGCTGGGCGGCAGCCTGGTCGGTCTGCTGGGGCAGCAGGCGCTTGTTGCAGTGGTCGGTGACTGGTTCGGCGAGGCGCTGCCGGCGCCGGGGTGGCGCCCCGTACTCGTCGGCCTGTTGTTCGGCCTCAGCCTGGCAATCGGTTTCGCGATGCCGACCTTGCTGCGCGTCGGGCGCGTGCCGCCATTGCGCGTGCTGCGGCGCGAGATCGATGCGCCGAGCCTGGCCACCTGGTTGGTCTGGCTGCTGGCCGCCGCGGTGTTTGTCGGCCTGATGATCTGGCAGGTGCAGGATCTGAAGCTGGCAACCGGCATGGCGTTGGCGTTGCTCGCGGCGATCGCCTTGATGATGGGCGCGGGCTGGCTGATGCTGAGACTGCTGGCGCCGCTGCGCCGGGCAGGCGGCACGGCAACCCTCGGTCTGGCCGCGCTGGCGCGCTATCCGCAGCTGACCTTGCTGCAGTTGGCCGGGTTTGGGCTCGGTATCACCTTGCTGTTGATGCTTGCAGTGGTGCGTGTCGATATCGTCGACACCTGGCAGGGCAACCTGCCGACACAGGCGCCCAATCACTTTCTGATCAACATTCAACCGGAAGAGCGCGCTGCGGTGCAGGCGATGCTCGACGAACGCGCGATTCCCAACTCCGGGTTGCATGCCACAACGCGCGCCCGCCTGATGGCGATCAGCGGCAGGCCGGTCAATCCGGATAACTACGACGACATCCGTTCGAAACGTCTGGCGACGCGTGAATACAGCCTCGGTTTCAGCAGTGACATGCAGAAAGACAACCGGCTGCGCGCCGGCCAATGGTGGAGCGGCGCAGCAGCGGTGCAGCCGGGCTTCTCGGTCGAGGTCGGCGTGGCCGACAACCTGGGGATCAAGGTCGGCGATACGCTGACCTTCGATGTCGCCGGTCAGCAGGTCGAGGCCGCAGTGAAGAGCCTGCGCACCGTGGCCTGGGATTCGTTCAATGTGAACTTCTTCGTCGTCGGTACACCGTCGATGGCGGAACAACTGCCGGTCGCCTACCTGTCGAGCATCTATCTCGACGAGACCACCGAGCACTTCACACGCGACCTGGTCGAGCGCTTCCCCGCGGTATCGGCGTTGGATATCCGGCCGATCATGTCGCAGGTGCGCGACATCATGGATCGCGGTGCGCTGGCAGTGGAGATGGTGTTCGTGTTCACCCTGGTTGCGGCCGCGCTGGTAACCCTCGCTGCGACCCAGGTCAGCAAGGACGAGCGCGCACGCGAGGTTGCGGTGATGCGCACGCTCGGGGCGTCGCGCCGTCGCCTGCTGTCGGCCGTATTGGCCGAGTTCGGGCTGCTCGGTTTCATCGGTGGATTGCTCGCGGCGGTATTGGCCAGTGTCAGCGGCTACCTGATCGCTGTCGAGTTGTTCGACCTGCCGGGCAGGGTAAGTGCGGCGACCTGGTGGCTGGGTATCGGCGGCGGCACGCTGGTGGTTGCCTTTGTCGGTTGGCTGGCGACGCGCCGTCTGCTTGGCGTACCACCGCTTCAGGTGCTTAACTCTGAGTAG
- a CDS encoding ABC transporter ATP-binding protein: protein MDETVRIKATQLGKQVSMSDGRVLDILSAIDMQVNAGEAVAILGPSGSGKSTLLGLLAGLDQPTQGQVSLLGHDLTTMDEDARAALRAGRVGFVFQSFQLLPGMTALENVALPLQIGRHSGGREQAETLLRDVGLGERLDHLPRQLSGGEQQRVAVARAFAGEPEILFADEPTGNLDAASGKRVIELLFNLRDRAGSTLLLVTHDQQLASHCDRVLRLEAGRMQAAS from the coding sequence ATGGACGAAACGGTACGCATCAAAGCCACACAGTTGGGTAAACAGGTTTCAATGTCGGATGGTCGGGTACTCGACATCCTGTCGGCGATCGATATGCAGGTCAACGCCGGCGAGGCGGTCGCCATTCTCGGGCCGTCCGGTTCCGGCAAGTCGACGCTGCTCGGTCTCCTCGCGGGGTTGGACCAGCCAACCCAGGGGCAGGTTTCGTTGCTCGGCCACGATCTGACGACGATGGACGAAGATGCCCGCGCTGCGCTGCGCGCCGGACGAGTCGGGTTCGTCTTTCAATCCTTTCAGTTGTTACCGGGGATGACCGCGTTGGAGAACGTGGCCCTGCCGCTGCAGATCGGGCGGCACAGCGGTGGACGTGAGCAGGCCGAGACGCTGTTGCGCGATGTCGGACTGGGCGAGCGACTCGACCACCTGCCGCGCCAGCTGTCCGGTGGCGAACAGCAACGGGTTGCCGTGGCGCGTGCCTTCGCCGGTGAGCCCGAGATCCTGTTCGCCGATGAACCCACCGGCAACCTGGATGCGGCGAGCGGCAAGCGCGTGATCGAGTTGTTGTTCAACCTGCGCGACCGCGCCGGCAGCACCTTGCTGCTGGTCACCCACGACCAGCAACTGGCGTCGCACTGCGACCGCGTCTTGCGCCTGGAGGCCGGGCGCATGCAGGCGGCGTCGTGA
- a CDS encoding GNAT family N-acetyltransferase, whose amino-acid sequence MPVDRRLLLLPHAASHVADWLLNAFGPAASAQVLWVAEQAPSPFVATPANKVASRLGGECDMLVVDACQGFHPDAFAAAAGTLRGGGDCLLITPPLEQWASFADPDKRRFAAYPRDIGEMRGLFIQRLLAFVVDHPAVVQVHDLDRQAPRLAPARDEVIVLNRDQQHLVERVERVARGHARRPLVVTADRGRGKSTALGVAAAQLLLSGYPHVTVIAPHRRAVNTLFRHAARLADRPTDKVDDLLVGNGSLQFRLPTEWLAMQEDSDGLVIVDEAAAIPVAVLNDVIERANRLVFASTVHGYEGSGRGFDLRFRRQLDRQFRQVQDVRLSHPVRWRNADALEALVDDLLLLNVDLAAAPSCGDVVVSRLDIDALVGDEQALRALFGLLVNAHYQTRPSDLRQLLDNPDVHLWAASRDAQVVGVVMAVEEGGFDATLSHAIMRGQRRPRGHLLPQSLAAHAGLDAFLGLRLLRVQRIAVHPDLRRHRVATRLLDAVADWAALNDFAAIGCAHSIELPLLRFWQSAGFQAVRLGTRIDPAVAAPSVFMLRGVGEAGESPVASAAFHFRQDLPWTLGGAQASLDPDVAVELLRSRDCGDMTLGVHDLRELERVASGVRGITTADALIWKAVVVLCAQAADACDLPLAVAAILQHCAIPLLRRRFSVDGVVQLEQRLRSLLSAGLPLLQSEVDARSPAP is encoded by the coding sequence ATGCCGGTCGATCGTCGTTTGCTGTTGTTGCCGCATGCGGCATCGCATGTGGCCGATTGGCTGCTGAATGCCTTCGGTCCTGCCGCATCGGCGCAGGTGCTGTGGGTCGCCGAGCAGGCGCCTTCGCCTTTCGTCGCGACACCGGCAAACAAGGTGGCATCGCGCCTCGGTGGTGAGTGCGACATGCTGGTGGTCGACGCATGTCAGGGTTTCCATCCGGATGCTTTTGCTGCTGCCGCGGGCACCTTGCGCGGCGGAGGGGATTGTCTGCTGATCACCCCGCCACTCGAACAGTGGGCGTCTTTTGCAGACCCGGACAAGCGCCGTTTCGCCGCCTACCCGCGCGACATCGGTGAGATGCGCGGCCTGTTTATTCAACGCCTGCTGGCTTTTGTCGTCGACCACCCTGCCGTAGTCCAGGTGCATGACCTCGACCGGCAGGCACCACGGCTTGCACCGGCTCGGGATGAAGTCATCGTGCTGAACCGGGATCAACAGCACTTGGTTGAACGTGTCGAGCGCGTCGCGCGAGGTCACGCACGGCGGCCGTTGGTGGTGACGGCCGATCGAGGCAGGGGCAAGTCGACGGCACTGGGTGTCGCAGCAGCGCAACTGCTGTTGAGCGGCTATCCGCACGTGACCGTGATTGCGCCGCACAGGCGCGCGGTCAATACGCTGTTTCGACACGCTGCACGGCTCGCCGACAGGCCTACGGACAAGGTCGACGACCTGTTGGTTGGCAACGGTAGCTTGCAGTTTCGTCTACCGACAGAGTGGTTGGCGATGCAGGAAGACAGCGATGGATTGGTCATCGTCGATGAAGCGGCAGCGATTCCGGTCGCGGTGTTGAACGACGTGATCGAGCGCGCAAACCGCCTGGTGTTTGCGTCGACGGTGCATGGCTACGAGGGCAGTGGGCGTGGATTCGATCTGCGTTTTCGCCGGCAGCTCGATCGGCAGTTTCGCCAGGTGCAGGACGTCCGCCTCAGCCATCCGGTGCGTTGGCGCAATGCCGATGCGCTCGAGGCATTGGTTGACGATTTGCTGTTGCTCAATGTGGATCTCGCGGCTGCGCCATCGTGCGGCGATGTTGTCGTGTCCAGGCTCGACATCGACGCGCTGGTCGGCGATGAACAGGCGCTACGCGCACTGTTTGGCTTGCTGGTCAATGCGCACTACCAGACGCGCCCATCAGACCTGCGTCAGCTGCTCGATAATCCCGACGTGCACCTATGGGCGGCGAGCCGTGACGCGCAGGTCGTTGGGGTCGTGATGGCGGTCGAGGAAGGTGGGTTCGACGCCACGCTATCGCATGCGATCATGCGAGGACAACGCCGCCCGCGCGGTCATCTGTTGCCGCAGTCACTGGCGGCACATGCCGGGCTGGATGCCTTTCTCGGGTTGCGCTTGCTGCGCGTGCAACGCATCGCTGTGCATCCCGACTTGCGCAGGCACAGAGTCGCGACCCGGTTGCTCGATGCGGTTGCCGATTGGGCTGCGCTAAACGACTTCGCCGCGATTGGTTGTGCCCATAGTATTGAGTTGCCGCTGCTTCGCTTCTGGCAATCGGCGGGGTTTCAAGCGGTACGCTTGGGCACGCGCATCGATCCCGCGGTGGCGGCCCCGTCGGTGTTCATGCTGCGCGGTGTCGGAGAGGCCGGCGAATCGCCTGTCGCCAGCGCTGCCTTTCATTTCCGGCAGGATCTGCCCTGGACCCTGGGCGGCGCCCAGGCGTCACTCGATCCGGACGTGGCGGTCGAGCTGCTCAGGTCGCGAGATTGCGGCGACATGACGCTCGGTGTGCATGACCTGCGCGAGCTCGAGCGTGTGGCATCGGGTGTACGCGGAATAACCACCGCAGATGCATTGATTTGGAAAGCGGTCGTCGTGCTGTGTGCGCAAGCCGCCGATGCTTGCGATCTGCCTCTGGCTGTCGCAGCGATTCTGCAGCATTGTGCTATACCGTTATTGCGACGGCGTTTTTCCGTGGATGGTGTTGTCCAGCTCGAACAGCGTTTGCGTAGCTTGTTGTCCGCAGGGCTACCGCTGCTCCAATCCGAGGTTGACGCGCGCTCCCCGGCCCCATAA
- a CDS encoding P-II family nitrogen regulator: MHFKLLIAFVDDDKTDAVMKAARQAGATGATVINNARGEGLNETKTFFGLSLDTQRDMVLFLVEEHLARQILEEIARVGEFESKPGSGIAIQIDVEDAVGVTGQVAKLQEIVEEEI; this comes from the coding sequence ATGCACTTTAAACTGCTGATTGCCTTTGTCGACGATGACAAAACCGACGCCGTGATGAAGGCGGCGCGCCAAGCCGGCGCCACCGGCGCGACCGTGATCAACAACGCGCGCGGTGAAGGACTCAACGAGACCAAGACGTTCTTCGGCCTGTCGCTGGACACGCAACGCGACATGGTGCTGTTCCTGGTCGAGGAACACCTGGCACGGCAGATCCTGGAAGAGATCGCGCGTGTCGGAGAATTCGAATCCAAGCCGGGGTCCGGTATCGCCATTCAGATCGACGTCGAAGATGCCGTCGGCGTTACCGGTCAAGTCGCAAAACTGCAAGAAATCGTAGAGGAAGAAATATGA
- a CDS encoding arylesterase codes for MRTVSSICLLLLFVACAPFAAGAAEKILVVGDSLSAAYGIEKQRGWVALLQQRLALRQLDYHVVNASISGDTTRGGASRLPAALQREHPGVLIIALGGNDGLRGFSPDQTRGNLRQMIQRARDAGARVLLLGIKLPMNYGKAYTEKFHQVFHDLAREENVALVPFFLEGVAETRDMMQADGIHPGVKAQPRILDNVWPALLPLLQPQTASQH; via the coding sequence ATGCGTACCGTTTCGTCCATTTGTCTGCTGTTGTTGTTTGTTGCCTGTGCACCGTTCGCAGCCGGTGCTGCAGAAAAGATCCTGGTTGTCGGCGACAGCCTCAGCGCCGCTTACGGTATCGAAAAACAACGCGGGTGGGTGGCTTTGCTTCAGCAGCGCCTCGCACTGCGACAGCTCGACTACCATGTGGTCAATGCGAGCATTTCCGGCGATACCACGCGCGGCGGTGCATCGCGGCTACCGGCAGCGCTGCAACGCGAACACCCGGGGGTGCTGATTATCGCGCTCGGCGGTAACGATGGCTTGCGCGGATTCTCGCCGGACCAGACGCGCGGCAACCTGCGACAGATGATTCAACGGGCGCGCGATGCGGGCGCACGCGTGTTGCTGCTCGGCATCAAGCTCCCGATGAATTATGGCAAAGCCTATACCGAGAAGTTCCACCAGGTGTTTCACGACCTGGCGCGCGAAGAGAACGTCGCTCTGGTGCCGTTCTTTCTCGAGGGCGTCGCCGAGACACGCGACATGATGCAGGCCGACGGCATCCACCCCGGCGTCAAGGCCCAACCACGCATTCTCGACAACGTATGGCCGGCGCTGCTACCGCTGCTCCAACCGCAGACGGCCTCGCAGCACTGA
- a CDS encoding pseudouridine synthase has product MTPLTILYRDEHYVAIDKPPGLLVHRSPISQDQVFALQLLRDQLGRRVYPVHRLDRATSGVLLFGLSADAARSLVQQFESRQVDKSYLAVARGWLHGSGVIDHPVSDDEGNKQPQHARTHYRCLAQVELPFAVDRYPTTRYSLLQVTPETGRRQQIRKHFKHVSHHLIGDTTHGNGKHNRFFRQQFGIGRLLLMSTRLGFSHPYSGERVQLVASPDDDWLQIGDIFAHPLSAGPGDS; this is encoded by the coding sequence ATGACGCCCCTGACCATTCTCTACCGCGACGAGCACTACGTGGCGATCGACAAGCCGCCCGGGCTGTTGGTGCATCGCAGCCCGATCTCGCAGGATCAGGTCTTTGCGCTGCAGCTGCTGCGCGACCAACTCGGCCGACGCGTCTACCCGGTGCATCGCCTGGACCGCGCGACCTCGGGTGTGCTGCTCTTCGGCCTGTCGGCAGACGCGGCGCGCTCGCTGGTACAGCAGTTCGAGTCGCGCCAGGTGGACAAGTCCTACCTTGCGGTTGCCCGCGGCTGGCTGCACGGTAGCGGGGTGATCGACCACCCGGTCAGCGACGACGAAGGCAACAAGCAACCGCAGCATGCGCGAACCCACTATCGATGCCTCGCCCAGGTCGAGTTGCCGTTCGCCGTCGATCGCTACCCCACCACGCGTTATTCCTTACTGCAGGTAACCCCGGAAACCGGGCGACGCCAACAGATCCGCAAACACTTCAAGCACGTGTCGCACCATTTGATCGGCGACACCACACACGGCAACGGCAAGCACAATCGATTCTTCCGACAACAGTTCGGTATCGGTCGCCTATTGCTGATGTCGACCCGCCTCGGCTTTAGCCACCCGTACTCTGGCGAAAGGGTGCAGTTAGTCGCCAGCCCCGACGACGATTGGTTACAGATTGGTGACATCTTCGCCCATCCGCTTTCGGCCGGTCCCGGCGATAGCTAA